CAGGAAGTTGGATCAAAAGTCAAGTATTGGATATGCTGCTTGCGACGCTACGAGAATTTTTTCAAACTTTGGACACATGCACTCGCAATGGTCGGGCTGTGTAGTCAGTTGGTTTAGTCTAGCCTAGTTAGTCGGTTATCATTTGATGTGTTGGTCAGTCAGTCTAGTTAATTACTAGTTACTGGTCCATCAGTCAGTCGGGTAGGTGGTAGGATTACATATAAGCAACCAACTAAAGCTTGGTTAGTGAGGCAGCTAGTAGGATTATGCAAAAGAAATAGTTTCGGTGGTCTGTCGGTTAGTTAGTAAAACGACGTGAAAGGTACCACATAATTTTGTGAACTGTTAGTTAGTTTTGTCAGTCTGTCGGTTGTTCCGTAAATCGAGTTTGTTGGCATATAACTTAGTTGGTTGGTCATTTAGTCAGTAAATAGAGCTAGATGGTTAGTCAAGTTAGCAGTGTAGTTACGTATTGGTTAAAATTTGGTTGTTTGCACAGTCTAGTTGGTGGGTATTCAGTTTAGTTGTTTAGTTAGTCTCAGATAGTTGGTCATCTGTCGGCAGATTAGTCATTGAGTCAGTAGGTAGGCAACTTATTTAGGTGGCAGTGTAATTGGTTGGTCAGATGTTCAATCAGTCTAGGTTATTGGTCAGATTAATTGGTTGGTTGGTCAGATGGTTAGTAAAACGATGTGAAAGGTACCACATAATTTTGTGAACTGTTTGGTCAGTCTGTTGGTTGTTCGGCAAGTCTAGTTTGTTGGCATATGACTTTGTTGGTCGGTCATTTAGTCAGTACATATAGCTAGCTGGTTAGTCAAGTTAGTTGGCAGTGTAGTTTAGTATTGGTTAAAAATTTGTTGTTTGCACCGTCTAGTTAGTGAGTATTAAGTTTAGTTAAGTCAGTCTAGCTCGTCTGAGTTAGTTGGTCCTCTGTCAGCAGTTTAGTTGGTGAGTCAGTCGAGTGAGTCGGTAGGTAAGCAATTTATTCAGGTGGCAGTGTAATTAGTTGGTCAGACGTTCAGTCAGTCTAGGTTATTGGTCAGATTAATTGGTTGGTTGGTCAGATGGTCTAGTTAGTCTCAGTGATCAGTTAGTTGGTGACCATCTGCAACATCCGACGGATGGAGCTGTGGTGAATACAAGTTCCCTGCATTATAAAATGTGAATTCATGCTGACTGGTGGCATTAGtcggccttggtggaggtctgagTGTCATTGCTtgttggttattttattttttagaacaacCTGTTTTTACGCCAGGGTCTGATTTAGGTGAACCGAAAAAGAAGTGTTCGTCAAGAGGAAGTGCAGGACGGGACGTACGCCGATGAGGTGGTGACCTCCTGCCAGGTTTTGGTGAAGTTCTGCTTGAGCTCGTTAAGGGGCGTCACCCCCAACTTCCTCTTGATGTCGGCCAGCTGTCTCTCCTTCACCGCCAGAACCTGAGACAGCGTCTGGATCTCATCCTCCACCTGCGTGCACACGGTTAGCTTTGACTAGCTCGTCTTCTGGGTGCCCttgcataattattatttttttaaataacagaaTCAGAGTGAGTCGTGTTGCATCACACAGTAATTGCAGTAAATCTGAAATTGTAATTTCAGTGAGGTTTTTGAATTGAggttgttttccatttgtgcagttccagcaccctctggtggttagttgaTTAgcacagtttaattttaattaggcatgttttggcgaCATATGCTTAAGACCCACCCACCATGTAACACATTAAATGTTATTAGTGATTGTAGGTCATTTATGTGTATTAAGGTTAATGTTGTTTAATTATAATATCAGCTAATTAGCACTGTCTAAACAAGACATTTAAAGTAAAATGACTGGTCAAGACTTTTGTCACCTCTGTTatgtaaaaatcacaatattttgctttttcaaATATGGTGAGTTTTAATACTATATACTATAATTTAGTTTGGATATCATGACATCCCCACTTAGCAGTAGCATTAAATGACGGCTAACCCTCAACAACTCCACTTGCAGCTCCTGGCGTTCCTCCTCCGTCATGGCGGGCATGGGCGCCGCGGGTCCGACGCTCATCGCCGCGTCCTGCCCCACCTCGGCCACCGGATCCTGATGCTGCTGCGAGCCTGTAAGGTCAACAAATATACATTGTGGTGGGAAATGTGGCCCACAGGTGGCGCTTGAGTGCTGTCCTGCTGGGCATCGACCAGGCTAATGGAAGCGTAGCATTAATGGTGCTAACAATGCCGTCTGATGGTGAGTTCAAGCACACACACGAGCACGAGCACACACTTTGATGGCTATGGGAGCAGCAATGCATCAATAATACAAAGAGCCTTCGACATGAACAAATCTCCACTCCATCAAAATGAGGAGTGGCGAGAAGACAACTAGACGTgcgcaaaagtattgggacactcaGACAGGAAGTCTTTTCACAGAGCAGTCAATGACGAGTTCCATaagcaaaaagacaaaaaataataatcgaatTGTACTGTAATTGGAGTTAATGACTTTGCATTGTAATTGGTGGTGATTCACATTGTAGTCATATTGGATCGTAATCAATCGTATTTTATCATATCACAATTGGAGTGACTGGTTTCGCAATAGGAGTCGATAGTTTTGTGGCACAATCAAGCCACAGTTAAATATTATTGCATCATTTTCTTTGTGAACTGCATTATTGTTTCAATCAAATTATCTCACATTAATCGAATTGTATCGTAATCAGAGTGAATGGTATTAGATCAGAATTATAGTGAATCATCTTGTCATTAGGTCTTtagatttcttttcttttaattagtATTGTGACCGTTTCGTATCGTAGGTAGAACAAACTGATACGTCGCATTCCGCCGTTTACCTCTACTGGGAAGCGTCGGCGAGCCAGACGGCGTGTCGCTGAAGGCGGGCGCCAGGTAGAGGTAGCTGGCGTTGACGCCTTGCTCGAAGTCGAAAGGTGAGCAGTACTCCTCCGGGGCCTCCATGTTGTCCCGCGACTCCTATTCGAGCCGGGGACGATCGCGTGCATGTGACCGGCGCGTTCCTATTCCGCATCAAGAACGTCGTCCTTTTGCGCTCGTCAGACCGTGCGGGGTTCGGCGCTATCGCGTGACCCTTCTTCTCACCCTCCATCTACTCTGtgtgtcatccatccatccatccatccctccatcctgGAGATCTCGTTCATGCGTCACGTGAGCAAAGTGAAAAGCGTAATCTGCCGTGTCCCAGATTACAGCCCGACTGGCGTTAATCCGGGCCGGGGCCTGTCCGTCCATCGTGGGGGCGGGCTCGGGGGGGCTAGTCAGCCGGAATGGACGCCTGAGGAGTTGCAGTGGGAATTGCGTGTGCTTAAAGTGaacatgaatgtgtgtgtgaggcgTCTCGAGTAATATGACAAAATGCTCTCCAAGAGGAAGAGTGTAGgaatattgattattttttagaattgatttgtttacatttgtgtgacagttaaaaatgttaaaatgaaaaaaaaaaaaaaacggtcggttttgcttttttatatatttttaacactttaataGCAATTAATGTTTTTACCAtggtgtgacaatttacaatttaaaatttcttACATGTTAATTTTGTTTATGTAATTACGTTTTGTCATGCATTCATCTTCCAAATGGGTGGGCACTGGGGcagattgattttttattttttttatttatttttagcagtcAACAGCATCAAATGCttataaattacttttatttcagAACAATTCAGTTTTTTAGAATTGTATATACACCgttcaaaatgatcaaaatacTTCAAAATCATCACCTCTACAGTTATTAGTGGCGCTTTTATGACAACGACTGGAgtacttttattttacttgtatttCTTTCGCATTGAAACCGGACACTGTTGGTTACGTGCACTTCTACCAAATGGGAACAAGCGTCTGTTTGAGCGGCCTGATGGGTCGCAGCATCAAATCAATTAGCGTAATATTTGCCGCATAGCATGTCACATGATGGGCCCGAAAACCAAAATCATGGGACAAGGAGGTGGGGGTGTGGGCGCCCAACTGTAACTCACTCATGTCCTATGAGAAGTGGCTGTGGGGTCCCATGGACAAGCAGGGGGATATTTTTGGTcccatgtttaaaaacaaaaacaaaagaaccgGTCAAAGTGAAAGTGCGCTAGTCTCTCTGGTGGAAATCAAATCACGACCGCTGCTTATGATCAATCGCATCCGGAGGATGctaagaggggggaaaaacaacgCTGGCCGGCTTCATTTCCATTCCGAGACTGGAGGGGAAGTCTGTTGCCATGACGACAAAGCGCCTATAAAAGGAAGAATGTACACTAAAGGCCCGATAATGTTGGGAGAGAGTAACCATTACCTTCAAATGGAAGATAATTCATCGAAATATCTGCTTGCATTGCAGCAGAATTtacatttgcatacattttgcTTCAAAAAGACGTTCATAACTTATTTTTGAAGTTTTGTTTCCCCTCTAAAGGTCCATTATTTACTATTATGAGCATTTGTACAGTTTCAGCTTTTTATAGCACATAGCCTGagccgtgattttttttttttttaagtgttcccATGGAGCCAACACACAAAACTATGTTTCACAATACAGAATACACAAAACGTGCATTAAGTAACAGTGCTctaaacacaaaaaacaccACATGCACTGCAGTATTATGTTAAATACTCCACAGATAATGTGCTAAAACACAAGCAACACTATGTACGGGCTACTAGAAAACTAAATTGACACAAAATGTGCTGAAACATTAAATACTCAAAATACCgcatagtaaaataaaaaagaaaatcctcaAAATACAGTGTACCGTGAGACAAAATACGTAACATACAATGTACATAAACATGTACTCTATTTATAGTACTAAAATACAAATCACTGCACATTCCGCGTACAAAAACACTTAAACTTCTCTGTACAGTCTACTCTAATACTAGATGCTCCCTACACAATGTATTAAAACACCATAAGTTTAATAAGACATAATATATTCAAACATAGTGTACAACtttctgtaaacaaacacaaaatagtcATCATGCAGTGAACtaacagacaaaataaaaacaaaatgtactaaaataCTCAACATACGTagactaaaaaacaaaatcctcGTCATAGTTTGTCGTATTATACGACAAAATGCATTTCTCACACTTGTGCTcacttcacttcctgtttttttttttctacagacaTGCGCACTTTAAGCCCGATTGGCCGCTCAAAGAATATACACATAGTCAAGAAACACatctaaaaattaaataaaaaaaaaacataaccgcGGTGTACACGTGCTGTTTTAAAACTGTTAGACTTTTTTCAATGATACGTTGTGCTAATTATGAGTTCCTCGTTCACAAACTGACACGTCTACTTCCGCGTTAAGTTTTTCTGGGGCATTTAGAATGAATGTCGTTTTGTCAAGTTTGACGCGTTAAATTGGGGAGCAAACCGAGATAGTTCGCTTGCGTTAAGCTTAAGTTTCGGGTCTTCTTcttcgttgtttgttttaaagcgACAACAACCCAAAACGTGAGCGAGACATTCCAAAGAAGTGAATTACCTTTGTCGTTGTCGTCCATTAATGCGTCTGAGCGTGGATTCTGTGGTGGTGGAGAAAAGATGCAGTTAGGTTCAGCCACGACACACGCTTTTAGGGCGTTGAAACTGAAGCTGAAGCCTTCTCCTTTCTTCCTCGTCGTTTActtgttcttcttctcctcttccTGGTCTCTGCCTTCTTGTCGCTGACTGGCTGCCATTCTCGGCGTGGGGGGCGGGACCTGCTACTATGACATCAGCACGTACAAGTGTAAACAGAGGCGAGCACGTGGGTGTCAAATCGACGCTGTCAACACTGCGCATGCTCTATAAGCAAGCCATTTCGGCTGACGTGTTTCTGTCAAAAACAACGCCGGAATTCTTAATTAAGCGTTTAATGGGTTGATAAGTTCGTGAATGTAACAATGAAggtacataaaaaacaaacctgGGTGTTCCACACGTTTAAATATAttcaaattaaaagaaaatacacgtttttttgttaatgcttCCACGGTGTCCTTGAGTAAgacacctataaaaaaaaaaattgttagggAATATAAAATACAAGTTATGAAACCAAGTTTATTCATATGTAAAGCATATTATAAAAAGTGACactgattagttttttttaatgagtaaataaaataatgctgtCTGGTTGAAATGTATTATGATCAATGCTGAGCCATTAATGTTATACATGGACTGTGTATTTTAAATAAGACATAGAAAAACGACAGAAGTGCTCTAAATAAATGCAGTATGTCCACAAAGTCTCTGTATGGTTTTTCGTTTAGCTATActtaaccattttaaaaataataattatttgctTTTGTGATCAATTGTGAGGAGGCTTTTTCTATGtaatatacagtggaacctccatagcataacaattaacatttgtaaCTGTCCTAAAGAGAAGCTAAACACTGCATAATATATCTCAAAATTACTTACAGATATGGggcattgaaaatgtttttgttgttgttgtttttttttaaagactaagATGTTATTTGGCAAGCTTCTCTGCACAGTTTTTATGCTAGTCTTTTACCATTAAGTATTCAGTGACAAGCTAATTACGCACTACTTTCCTGCTAGGCTGTATGTTCCACTTCCTGCTGTATGGTTACCATCACACATTGTGcttatataatttatacatttaattaaacaagcacaaaatatttttaatttgagtgGTAAGCCAACAATGTGGCAGCAATGCATGTGCAAGGCGTGCCTGGCTGCAGGCCTGCCAGTTAGCCATTAGCCTATGGTAGTGTGACACATCCCCAACCAGCCACCTTAATGTTATCTAAGGCCGGGTTATGCCCCCGCTGCTGTTCACACGCTGCCTGCAAAGCCCTTAATTGGACGCCAGTGAAACTTTACACCCGGCTATGCAAACTATCACGAATGCACAAAGCagggcgcgcgcacacacacacataaacagagAGGGAGGTTCTCATGAATGACTGCTTCTTGCCAGGCCTGCATATAACTGCAAGGAAGCTGAAGTGGACATTCTGTACTGTTCACTGTACGAGACAACAACACTGTGGGATGGATGCTTACTGTGCCTGTACCGGTACTCTATTGTCTTGTTCATAAACTTCAATAAAACTAAAACCACAACAAACTACTTTATATCACAGGTCTTGCAAGGAGTGGGCAGTGGACCTGCCATAttgttcaggacaacaacattgGGGGACGGATGCCTGCTGTAACTGCACTATATTATTGACGTGTTCACAGTTTTcaataaagattaaaaacagGATAATATTGTATGTCAAGTTACAGGTTGCACACAATTGCTGATGTTGAGTCAGTTAAAGAAAAGTTGCTGCACCTTGTCACagttatgtttacaaaaaaacaaatgaaagctTTTTAAAATCATCGTTTCGTATTCATGCACTTATGTGCAAATaatataatgtttaaaaataatcattacacATAGGGAGCATTGCCtaaattcaacatttatttatattataaaatattttataataaacattttcttattaaatatttgttcataatgaatgaaatacttttcacaacacatttttatttttgtttaccacATATTGTCataattgtttatattttataaatgtacaaaaatggattcataataaataacagtaaagcccaaaataaaaatacattttcatacagatttttttcaaaaaatattttgtattatttgaaatatttttgcatcTTTTATAAATTTATCAAATTATGTATTCACAACAAACACTaataaaaatacactaaaataaaacacacgtTTCTGTTATAAGATATATTTTCATGcatattttttgtgatatttaatgtaattgataattttttattagatttgatATAACAATCAAGTTTGCACACTTGAATAGCATCACGTCACGTGATCATATTCTCACAAACAAAAGGGATTTAAAGGGATCTTCAAACAGTGCATGTATGTGCTTTGAGCAGAGCCCGAAAGCGTTAAAgagataacaaaataaaaaaaataaaaaaaaagcgagcgCGAGAGACGGAGAGATATGAGAAGCATGCGGAAAATGGGTGCAGCcttgcacacacaaaagccCCCATTGGCGATCCACAGCAGCACCCCCATCTCCCTCTCTTCGAAACGGCCCCCCTCCCAATCCCCCACCCCCGCCTCCACCACCAGTCGAGGTGCATTGTGGGGAGGAAAGTCGTTGCCATTCGACCTCTGCGGGGCCTGCGCGGACGCAGCGAGAACCCTGAAAATGTCATTATGCGATTAAAAGAGCGACTTATTTCCGTATAACCGACACACTCTCACCGGCCGGGGGCCCCGCGAGAGAAAAACGAGCGGCGGAGGACGAGCAACGACGGCGGGTGGGAGACAGCGAGGGGACGGAAGGAAAAGGGAACATTTTGCCGTGGCGTTGGGGATCCTGGTGAGACATTTGTCATAAGCGCAAGAAAATGTCCggcgagaggaaccgcaggtcgCTGGCGTTCCGAGGCGGTGGACTAGCCGGGCTAACGGGCTCCGCAGGCTCCGGATGCGGCGGGGGGAACGGCAACAGCTGGGAGGCCCCGGCCTGCCAGGACCGACATTTTAACGGCAAACGGCCGGACCAAGACGAAGACGGGGACCTAGGGGCGACGGGACCAACGCGGAAGCGACCGGAGGGCGCCGGCTCGGTGAGCGACAGCACAGAGCCCGAcgcggaggaggaagaggatacGGAGGGGGCGGCcaggagcggcggcggcggcgacggcggTGGTGATGCCGACTCGGCGGCGAACGGCTACAAGGAAGCGGGCGGCCACGAC
The sequence above is drawn from the Vanacampus margaritifer isolate UIUO_Vmar chromosome 17, RoL_Vmar_1.0, whole genome shotgun sequence genome and encodes:
- the tpd52 gene encoding tumor protein D52 isoform X2, coding for MEAPEEYCSPFDFEQGVNASYLYLAPAFSDTPSGSPTLPSRGSQQHQDPVAEVGQDAAMSVGPAAPMPAMTEEERQELQVELLRVEDEIQTLSQVLAVKERQLADIKRKLGVTPLNELKQNFTKTWQEVTTSSAYKRTSETLSHASLKATAAFSNMSLAINRKMEDVRNAPTFKSFEEKVGTWKNKMSPSEMDAGEQMIVPDAEAQHQDTPTTLDTPLH
- the tpd52 gene encoding tumor protein D52 isoform X4; translation: MDDNDKGSQQHQDPVAEVGQDAAMSVGPAAPMPAMTEEERQELQVELLRVEDEIQTLSQVLAVKERQLADIKRKLGVTPLNELKQNFTKTWQEVTTSSAYKRTSETLSHASLKATAAFSNMSLAINRKMEDVRNAPTFKSFEEKVGTWKNKMSPSEMDAGEQMIVPDAEAQHQDTPTTLDTPLH
- the tpd52 gene encoding tumor protein D52 isoform X5 translates to MEAPEEYCSPFDFEQGVNASYLYLAPAFSDTPSGSPTLPSRGSQQHQDPVAEVGQDAAMSVGPAAPMPAMTEEERQELQVELLRVEDEIQTLSQVLAVKERQLADIKRKLGVTPLNELKQNFTKTWQEVTTSSAYKRTSETLSHASLKATAAFSNMSLAINRKMEDVR
- the tpd52 gene encoding tumor protein D52 isoform X1, with amino-acid sequence MEAPEEYCSPFDFEQGVNASYLYLAPAFSDTPSGSPTLPSRGSQQHQDPVAEVGQDAAMSVGPAAPMPAMTEEERQELQVELLRVEDEIQTLSQVLAVKERQLADIKRKLGVTPLNELKQNFTKTWQEVTTSSAYKRTSETLSHASLKATAAFSNMSLAINRKMEDVSKRSLQHSASMPVMRNAPTFKSFEEKVGTWKNKMSPSEMDAGEQMIVPDAEAQHQDTPTTLDTPLH